The genomic DNA TACTTTCTCCAGTAGCTTGTAAAGAGAGTCAGAACTACCTCTTTCAAACATTAGTTCCTTGATAGTAAAGCTAGACTCGATAAACATTTCCAAATCACTTGTAATAGCCGGTTTCCCTAAACTGCTGACAGTTGATAATATCCCACTGTTCGTTCCCATAGTGTAAGGTAGAATAATATAATCGCTCCTATATATATAATTATAGAATTCATTATCGTTCAAGACACGATTATGTAGCTTAAAATTCTTCAAACCCGAGAAACTATACTTTACACCATCAGGAATTCTTCCAGCAACAGTTAATCTTACGTTATCATATTTCAGCTGAAGGCGTCGCCATGCATCAATCAAAACATCCAAACCTTTTTCTCTTCGCATATATCCTATGAATAGAAAGTCTATTCTTTCTTTTTTAGAGGCTGTCTTAGAATCTCTCAGGCCCATCATTTTCAGATCCATTAAGGGGAACTTGAATGCGTAGATGTGATCTTTCTTTGCAGAAAATCTTTCCTGCAGTTTCCTTATAGAAAGCTGGTTATGAACTATATAAAAATCAGCCAAACTGAGAAATTCATCCTGTTCTCTAACAATAAGTTTGGAAGAATCGTTGTGAAAAGGTTCAATATCATGGACGGTAATGCCAAGTTTCACGTTTCTGATGCGTTTTAATGCTTTCAAAAACGAGAGATTAATTGCATATGTTTCATTCAGAGAGTAATTAACGAAAACATGTTTGTAATTCTGAGAAAACTTCTTAATTAGCTTGTAAGTCTTGAAATGGTCAAAGAACAATTCCATGTATCTTACAATTTTTCTCATTTTTCCGTCTTTCATAAGTTGTGAGTATCTAAAAAACAGTTTTTCGAAGTGGGACCCCTCAAAAGGAAAGTAATAGTTGACTATACTTTTAACGTCATAATCTAA from Kosmotoga arenicorallina S304 includes the following:
- a CDS encoding glycosyltransferase, whose translation is MDKIVVHIYYGSAGNAGLYIKKIVDAQEKLDYDVKSIVNYYFPFEGSHFEKLFFRYSQLMKDGKMRKIVRYMELFFDHFKTYKLIKKFSQNYKHVFVNYSLNETYAINLSFLKALKRIRNVKLGITVHDIEPFHNDSSKLIVREQDEFLSLADFYIVHNQLSIRKLQERFSAKKDHIYAFKFPLMDLKMMGLRDSKTASKKERIDFLFIGYMRREKGLDVLIDAWRRLQLKYDNVRLTVAGRIPDGVKYSFSGLKNFKLHNRVLNDNEFYNYIYRSDYIILPYTMGTNSGILSTVSSLGKPAITSDLEMFIESSFTIKELMFERGSSDSLYKLLEKVILNHKNQYDVLCRRVLDNIANYDLVFKKEINREFSKIVANE